From the Cucumis sativus cultivar 9930 chromosome 5, Cucumber_9930_V3, whole genome shotgun sequence genome, the window AACtatcaaatttcaataatataattaatcattaaatattattcattaaatTAGAAGGGAGCAATGTCCAAGGTGTTGAGATATTTTATGAGTAATTACTCTGCGAGTCGGATTTGTGGGATATCAAATAAATGCAATTATGGCACTAACACACTTTGACTAACTTTGACCCAACTTTCAGATAtggaaacaaattttgaagaacataagatttccaaatattttccTTAACGGTACCcaattttccatttaattttcCTAACCCAACGGTAAACAGAttcataaaaggaaaataattcgTATATTAAGCTTTTTATTTCACTCCCATCAACAAATTACTCACAAATCATCATCACTTCATTCAATTCTCTCCACTCTGTTTCAATCTCAAATTTCACATTCACTTTCTGTGTTTAACAAATAATGGTAATGGAGACATCTGTTCGTTGTGGCTTAAGAATCTGTCTTCAACTTCCTGATTTAAACAATGTTTACGTACCTCGGAAAAGACGTGGATCTTCCTCCGGCGTCGGCAAGAAAGAGCAATCCATGACTGAAACCGAACTCCCCTTGTCTATGGCGGAGGCTGCGTCTATTCAAATACAACTGGCAAACTCTGTTCCTGATGTTCCACtgcaaaaaataaacaaaacccGCAAGAGAAAAAACCCTCCGACGCAGACGGAGGCATCGACGAGTAGGACTAAGCAACAGAGGAAGAAGAATGTGGCATCGACGAGTAGGACTAAGAAACAGAGGAAGATGAATGTAGACCAGAGTGAGCGTCCTCCGATGCCGGTGGCGATGAGAGATCGGATTTTAGAGATGGGTGGGTATGAAATAAACCTAGTGATTCAAAAACAACTTACTGATACGgatttaaacaaaaaccatGGTCGTTTGTCGATGAACACAAAACTACTATCGTTCGATTTTGCAACCGAGGAAGAGAGCGAGTTACTGAGCgaacaagaaaataagaacaagaGGGGGATAAACGTAATGGTATTGGACGATGTTCTAGAAGAAAGAATGGTTTGTTTGAAGAAGTGGAAAATTGGAAGTGGAGAAGTTTACTGTTTGATGACACATTGGAATTCGATGGTTGAAAAAAGGGGATTGAAGAGTGGAGAAGAGATTCAAGTTTGGAGCTTCagaaaagatgatgaagatgaagctCATCGTCTTTGCTTGGCTTTGGTTAAATTAGCAACTTGCTAATTCAACTGAGTACCTTTATGTAAGAATGACTAATTTTGGAATTGGGTGAAGAATTAGGGTTTGTGAGTTCAGGTGCGAAGCgaggaaggaagaagatggaaaattgTAAATGCAAATTTACTAAGAAAATGAGACGTAGGGTTTTAGAGATTTAGGAGAATGAAATTTAAAGGCCCATTCGGTCCTTTTGATGTAAAGAAACGAAATGGATTAATGAATTTAGATTTCTCATTGGCAAATGTCAAACTTTTCCAAAATTCCACCCAAATTTTCTCATTTGCACATATGCttctacttctttttaaatatgttatagatatacatttttaagtttacataacaattaagaaaaaaattgataaccagttgttagaaattaaaaaattgagactaaattattacatattcaaagataaaaaattaaattattttaaatttgaaatggtAAAAATTGAATAGTTAGCTAAATAGTTAGAAAGGAATGTTGAagagttaaatattttagaggATAATATTTGACAAAcaaattttggtaaattaaacTTAACCATAATTCAATTTCGCTCCAACTTTTAATCATGTTACTtgaaacttaaattaaatatattgacaaactatcaataaacaaaaattgatgGCTAACCTAAATTTAGATTATGTATCGGCTTGTTTTTATAGGTAGAAGCTCAAactatttttgtattattctAAATTCTCCTATCGttctaaatttatcaaaatcattatttcaattttagtacGATTATAATTTGGAGTAATCATATTATTGTATgggtaaaaaaaatctagttGTAgctatttcaatatatttagtAGGATTATGATTTTAAGTAATAATGGATTGTGATAGTTAATTACTatacttttgttattgaataGCATTAtgattaaaagttaattactACATGAATCATTGATTAACGATAGGCAGTAagtaataaaaggaaaagaaaataaaaaaggcgTGAGCGGCAGGATTCGAACCTGCGCGGGCAGAGCCCACATGATTTCTAGTCATGCCCGATAACCACTCCGGCACGCCCACTCAATGAGATTGAAGGCAGTTGataacattatttaaataaattaattcttctaaattttctaaacatatATTTGCAACATTACTTCCCTGGGCTCTCACATGCTTTTAagtattcaaataatattttcatcttttcaattATCTAATTTCCCCAGAagtcaaaattactttttcctATTTCTATATCTCAATTCCCTTTTCTGCTCATTTTAAAATTGCCGTGTGAAACTTAATACTCAATGTCGAAGATGAAGAGATTTTTAGTGcattttgttagtttgtttgttacatcaaaataacattCCTTATATAACAACAAAATCAGCTAGTTGCTAATTAGACACATGATGAGTTAGGTTAGCTTTACCATTGCAAAATAGAGACGATGATGACCCTCAATTTCATGGTCAGCtccatatttgaatataatctccatttttcaatcttctttcttccacATATGAATTCCACTCAGTCATCAAATAGTACACATTTTCCTCCCAATCTTCCACTTGTTCAGGTTGAAAACAAATGTTAGAATTTTGTTGTACCCTTTCGAACCACTACTTTCAAAGCAAAATTCGGTGTAACCTTAGTGCAAAATCATATATGTTGGTTGTTGTTAACGACAATGTCAAAAATAGAGTGTGCAATAACTATAAGAACAATGACAATGTCGATGGTGGATATTTGGGGTTTGGAAGTTTCAATCAAAgtagatttttgttttgttccaACACCGGAAGAACCCCTTCTTGTTCGAGGAATGTAAATGTGGTTCAATCTTTAAGATGAtctccaaaattaaattttaatctcaGTTTGTCGTCGTTGAAtagaattttagttttgaaaaattgatgAGATGAGAAATGGGAAATGAGGAATGAGATAGAGAGGGGTGAAGATGAAGACGGAGACGGAATAATGttgttttgagattttttttgtttgccaTAAATGCTCTGTTTCTAAAGGTAACAAACAGAGCCCATGAAACTCCAATCACAATCTTCACTTCTAACTTTCTCTATCACTCACTCACTATCACAAATTagtctcaattattttttaaaaaagattttctctttttttgttttattttattttattttcgaaAGACTAATGTGTTATTTTAGTTagaataattgttttttaattaaatccaTAGCAAATTTAACATGAAAGAGTAACGTTTGaatggaaaaattaaattaaatatgcaaatttaaaattttaataaagttatataaaccaaaatattagtGGCCAAGGCCACAGGgaacttgtaaatattaaaaatgtttggcaatataaatgtaattataCTAGGAATTATATAATACAAAGTTgatctaaaatttaagttaaataggtataaatttaatcattaatGAACAGAATTTATATTGAGTTCACATAAAAGTGAGttgagtttttcttcttcttctttttttctttttggaaaaataagtGAGCTGAATTATGTAAtaagaaataggaaaaataaagattaattCGTTATGTAATAAATGAAGAGCAACGAGGGTATAAAGTTGGTTTAAAAGCTGGTGATGACCTTCACTCTTTCAAGACTTGACTAAAGTATAGTCTCCTCTCTATTCTATTCTCTATAAATTGCATATTTTTTGcttcatattttcatcaataatatcttcttttcttttcatttcacttCTTGGTTTTCCTTTACAGACACTAGTACCCACAAACCTGCCACCCAATCTTCGTGCTTACGAGTATACAAATTTTATGGATAAGTCCAATAAACCAATTGATGTATCAAATGTGTGTTCTCGAAAAGCTTTTTTGAGGAgtgaaagatattttttttgatgTCAACACTCTTGAAGTAGATGGTTTCAGAGGGAAGCTTTTGATTACAAAACTAGGTACAAACTTCAAATTAGATAACCTCATCGATCTTATGATATTGAAATTGAACTGGAATTGGTTATAGTGGAAATATGGACAagttttttttgacaaaaggAATGACCTGGAACAAATTACATTTGCCATGAAGTCACTAAGAAAATAAGCGAGAACTTGGTTCAATGAGAAAGAAAGTAATTCTACGTATGACGATAACAAAGATGACGACGAAGAATATGCAAAAGCATTTGCATGGTAACATGTCACATACCATTCAGATTATTGGGGTCATTACAATGAAGGTCGCTTTAGTTTTCCATCGTGTTTTATATACTGTCAGGCTTATTcaaatcaaaagagaaaagatatCATTGGTGAAATTATATCATCACTAATAGgcaaataatttgaaaggCTCAAGCTTATACTTACTTTTGGAGGGAAAgttatgttttgtattttgattttctctatatttttatcacgtgaaatattatatgtttatgtaACACAagattctaattttttttttacttgtaattttatgaaattttttattggttttataTACTTAAAGGAGATCGTATGAGATGGTCAAAAGACTTAACATTTGTGTCCTTGACTTCCATGAAGGATGATGAGAGgctataaaatttatttttatcgtTTATACTTTATTGGATGATAACAATGAATTCAACAACCTTTGTCTAAAATGgtatttgtgtttaatttgttgcCGGAAGAAAATCCATTTGTAACCAATTATGAAGTTCTGAGGTTCAAATCTCCCTATTCCAatattttgtactaaaaaggttttggaaaattatataagttgacaaaaaaatttatgaaaaaacagTTCATAATAcatcttttttgcatattgtaatataacaaatatgacaagtaattaaatataccaCCGGACTATCAAAAGACTAtcagcttttaaatttgttacttttgcaatttaaaaaatgtagtgatATAAATCCAATTATCACAAATTTATATGCTATTTTTGCGAACGTCccaaaaaattttaattggtcGAGATCATACTCCTTTAATCTTGagcatatttaaaaaaacaaacaaacaattgTATGAAGAGAAAAGTTTGATCACTCAGTGTATACTTcactttatatattattagataCTTTAGAACTATTTTATGTGTTACCTATTAGTATAAGATATAGAAATTTGAACCCTAATAGAAATTTGAACCTTCAGCTTCTAAGGAATAAGTCTACGTCAATTATTATAGTCACGTTgataactaatttatatacattcacatcctaaattaaaatattgggTTAAAAAGtcataatttaataatctCTTTAgacttaaataattttttctttatttattttcttaccaaaattcaattcaaatcaATCGAACATGCACGATactggaaaaaaaagaataaacatcaaattatACTATGAATTTTGAGAATTGTATCagtttaaatttcaaagtaatagttgtatcaatttatacttttaactttaataattatatcaatttcaatattaGACTTTTAGAAATGTATctagtttaaaatattacacggtacatttaattttttcaattacacttacaaattttcttttatctttttcgtttttttttttgtctttgtgTAGACAAAAATCAAGAGGGCAAAGGCCCAACCAATTACCAAATATGATCATTAgataaaagtgtaaaaaacCATGCAAAATAAGGAGAATGGAGGATAGAAGACCCATGATCCACCAAAACTTTACACACAACATTGTGAACAAGATCATTTTGACTCTGGCGAACATGGGAGAAGACAAGGACAACCCCTAAGCTCAACAAAGTTATTTAACATATTAATTACTTACAAGCAATCATactcaacaaaaatatttgaaataagatATGTATTGAGGAAATATTCTGAAGACCAAAACATATGGTCATCGCTTCAAGAAGCCTGACCTCCCTGCAACGGAGGACAAACTTATATCCAACCAAATCAACTTGTCCAAAGTGGTCTTGAAGCACCGAACCTAAGCCGtttgagtttgaaatttggaCACCAAGCGACATCTATGTGTTCAGCCTTCAAAAAGAGGGTGTCATCTAAACAATGACGAGAAATGGCCAGAAAGGGCTTTACCATTAGAATCCTCACATCATATTGAAACCCAAGGAGATGCTTGGCTATTGAGAGTCACTTGTAGAGGGTGTTTGGACACACGTAGTGGGATTGGAGTGCTTTAGAGTGTAATCCAAAATTCATGTTTGGATTGTGCGTTTTGAGCTCTAATGgaaaaattaaactcatttcatttcaacaGTTTTCATTAAACTCTAGTTTCCATCGTTTCCactttttacatatatttttgttctacCCTCTATTTGACACACATTTCAATACTCTTTTGATTCCAAGTAATTTTGATTACATTCCAGCTCTCCAATCACAGTTAGCATTGACATATCGTTATCTCGGAAACATCAAATTGTTCCAAGCTAATTCCCAAATTTGTCACGCTGACAATTATCACGACCTTGTCCAGCTCCAAAGGATCAAAAcgataaaaattcaaattcaaactagCTTGATAGCTCCAATGAGTCCTGGGCATTACAAAGAACATCAACattattagaaaagaaagCTTCTAGGCCAAATCTCTCTAGAAAATGGGCACTTCCACATAATGTAGGAAGCAGCTTCAACATGCTCCCtacaaaaacacacacacacacaaaagatCAGTATGGACTCCCTTGTAGACAAGATTAGATTTGATAGGGAAAATATTATGAGCAATTGGCCAACAGCAAACTTTAGCCGGGGGCTTTGGTCTTCCATAGTGATCACCACATATGCTTGCAATCCCTCCCCCCCCCATCAGACAAACATGATCTCTATCAtggtttttgtatttgaagattGACCATTATAACTTACAAATTGTTATAGTGAGTCaatttataactattattaaGATTGACCATATTACCATCAACTTTCACATAAACCTTATTTGAGAGTCTTTGAGAGTCTAAATTAATCTGCTtatcaaagttaaaaaatttaattgataaaattaattacaagtCTTCCATGttgttcattttaataaaacataatagaaaatttaaattaaaagaattgtaaaaattcaatttaagaTCTAAATTGATACATCACTTTATGGTGAGTAATTGCAAAGAGTCTCGCAAAATTCCATTCCTTGAATATAATGAACAACATCGACAGCATTTCATCTAGTCTTCGCTGATTATAAAATGGGTTTCAAAccttttttataataaagatataatatttaaagcTAACCTCCAgctccaactttttttttttatagacatCTAACTATAGATACAGagttttatcaatgataattcaatattaaaaacgATTTGTCCACTACCCATAAAAGGGTATTAAAAGTGTTAAAACCCTTCATTATGCAATTGCTTTCCACctctaagaagaaaaatagattacAAAGAAGGCAACTGAACAAGGGAGTAAATGGGGACTTCTTACTGAAACAACCACATCAACACAGAACGGCCAGACATCAAAATGTATATTCACCCATTGTATCAAATAGATTTAAACTTGCGTAGGAGGAGCCACGGCTGAACCGCTTACAAGTGGTTCGATAATCTCAAGCAGTTCGTTACGCAAACCTGTGAAGACAACTGAATCTGTTTCAATTGGTCTAAACTTTACCAGAGCTGAGGGGACTAACTCCTCATCATCTAGTGTCTTAGATTTCTCTCCTTCTGCGGGAAAATGAGCGATTGTACGTCGTTTAACACCAACAGGATGTATCAACTCAAATTCCAAACAGGGTTCTTTCAGTGCTGTGCTCACAAACTGCCAACAAACCAGATATTCCTTCAGTATGCAGGAAGAGAGTTTTaagacaaatattttaaattttaactaagAATAGTTGGTATTATATCTATATCACAGAACAAACAATCCACACCAAACGGCTGGTGCAACTTGGCAAGCCAGGGAGAAGGAACATCACATTTCATAGTTTCACACGCTAAGTCCATGTCTGGGAGTAATTCTAAAGTTGCTAGAATACTTCCTAATTGCTCTGAAACCGTCTTTAAACCACTCAAAATTAACTTAGTGTAGTATTCATATCATCGAAACTGATATTGAATGATTCAAAACATGTTTTAaagtcattttgaaaatgacaacagagattttaatcatttcagaatcatttagaaaaatgacCTAAGTTCAAGGGTCTAAGCTAAGAATAAAGCTAACCTCATATAGAGCACTTGTTGGTTCCCAAGGAGAAAAAACACCTTGAAGAACCACACCGTCCGGAAATTGAATTCTGATAACCGTTCTTGTGTACTTCCTCCTAGCAGCTTTTGCTTGTTTTTCCTTGTATGATTTGGGAACCAAAAGCTGAGATTCAGCAATCTTTTGCTTCCTCATTATAGCTTCTCTTTTAACCTCTTCAACAGAGAGTCTGTAAAAGGAGTCTGGTAGTTCAATCTTCGCTGCAATGTTTTCAGGGACAGCAAAGAATACCCGAATCtggaaataataaattatccAAAACATCAGCTATGGAAGTTGTGAACAACAAAAACTAGTacattatatttcaaaagtgtTCATTCAGTTTCTCACCACAGTATTCTAACAGAACATCTTAGTACAAATTGATTTCCAGAACATTTTTTGAGAAGTCACAAATTGTGACTTCAGCCAGTTAACATGATTGAGGCATACTGAATAAACAACAAAGCCATGCCATGTCCCCAATAAATAGAGATCAAACTTCTCATCAACAGAAGGTGCCCTTTTCTATGATGCAAATCGTTGTCCATGGATCATAGAGCTACAATTTTAAGATTCCTATTCTGCCTTTTGCATTATtagcaaaaaggaaaaatctaTCTAATTATTGGCattgatgaattttgaaattcaaaataatcttggttttaaaaaagaaaattttaaaaattact encodes:
- the LOC105435533 gene encoding putative B3 domain-containing protein At3g24850, which produces MVMETSVRCGLRICLQLPDLNNVYVPRKRRGSSSGVGKKEQSMTETELPLSMAEAASIQIQLANSVPDVPLQKINKTRKRKNPPTQTEASTSRTKQQRKKNVASTSRTKKQRKMNVDQSERPPMPVAMRDRILEMGGYEINLVIQKQLTDTDLNKNHGRLSMNTKLLSFDFATEEESELLSEQENKNKRGINVMVLDDVLEERMVCLKKWKIGSGEVYCLMTHWNSMVEKRGLKSGEEIQVWSFRKDDEDEAHRLCLALVKLATC